Proteins from one Capricornis sumatraensis isolate serow.1 chromosome 2, serow.2, whole genome shotgun sequence genomic window:
- the LOC138073413 gene encoding olfactory receptor 9S13-like, which yields MSPQGDGNLSVMSLQEFVLDGFEGGPQTQALLFALFLALYVVAVLGNLTMMVVITLDARLHSPMYFFLKNLSFLDLCYSSVITPKALANFLSSSKVITFEGCVTQFFFFALLGTTEAFLLAVMAYDRFVAICSPLRYPITMCPSVCACLVLGSYCGGCLNSILQASFTFSLPFCSSGHIDHFFCDVPPLLKLACADTTISELVMFGLCGFFIVGTTLVVLISYGYITVTILRMRSGGGRHKLFSTCGSHMTAVSLFYGTLFVMYAQPGAVASMEQG from the coding sequence ATGTCACCCCAAGGCGATGGAAACCTCTCGGTGATGTCTTTGCAGGAGTTTGTGCTGGATGGATTTGAGGGTGGTCCGCAGACCCAGGCCCTGCTCTTTGCTCTATTCCTGGCCCTGTATGTGGTGGCCGTCCTGGGGAACCTCACCATGATGGTGGTCATCACGCTGGATGCCCGTCTGCACTCCCCAATGTACTTCTTCCTCAAGAACCTCTCCTTTCTGGACCTGTGTTACTCATCTGTCATCACCCCCAAGGCCCTGGCCAACTTCCTGTCCTCCTCCAAGGTCATCACCTTTGAGGGATGTGTcactcaatttttctttttcgCCCTACTGGGCACCACAGAGGCATTTCTCCTGgccgtgatggcctatgaccgcttcgTGGCCATCTGTAGCCCCCTGCGCTACCCCATCACCATGTGCCCCTCGGTCTGTGCCTGCCTGGTGCTGGGCTCCTACTGCGGGGGCTGCCTCAACTCCATCCTGCAGGCCAGCTTCACATTCAGCCTCCCGTTCTGCAGCTCCGGCCACATCGACCACTTCTTCTGTGATGTGCCGCCTCTGCTCAAGCTTGCCTGTGCTGACACTACCATCAGTGAGCTGGTCATGTTTGGCCTCTGTGGCTTCTTCATCGTGGGCACCACCCTTGTAGTCCTCATCTCCTATGGCTACATCACAGTGACCATCCTGAGGATGCGCTCAGGAGGAGGGAGGCACAAGCTCTTCTCCACCTGCGGCTCCCACATGACAGCCGTGTCCCTCTTTTATGGGACACTTTTTGTCATGTATGCCCAGCCGGGAGCTGTGGCGTCCATGGAGCAGGGCTAG